A genomic region of Bacillus solimangrovi contains the following coding sequences:
- the arsC gene encoding arsenate reductase (thioredoxin): MSKKTIYFLCTGNSCRSQMAEGWAKKHLSQEWEVKSAGLEAHGLNPNAVKAMKEVDIDITNQTSDIIDPEIMNSAELIVTLCGHAADNCPVTPPHIKRVHWGFDDPAKAEGTEEEKWMFFQRVRDEIGERIERFAQTGE, translated from the coding sequence ATGTCTAAAAAAACGATTTATTTCTTATGTACAGGAAATTCTTGTCGTAGCCAGATGGCAGAAGGTTGGGCAAAAAAACATTTAAGTCAGGAATGGGAAGTGAAAAGTGCTGGTCTTGAAGCACACGGTCTTAACCCTAATGCTGTTAAAGCGATGAAAGAAGTAGATATAGATATTACGAATCAAACGTCAGATATCATTGATCCAGAGATTATGAATTCTGCTGAATTAATCGTTACGTTATGTGGACATGCGGCAGATAATTGTCCAGTAACTCCACCACATATTAAAAGAGTACACTGGGGATTTGATGATCCAGCGAAAGCAGAAGGTACAGAGGAAGAGAAATGGATGTTCTTCCAACGTGTCCGTGATGAAATTGGTGAACGAATCGAACGCTTTGCACAAACAGGAGAATAA